Proteins encoded together in one Alteribacter keqinensis window:
- a CDS encoding UDP-N-acetylmuramoyl-L-alanyl-D-glutamate--2,6-diaminopimelate ligase, translating into MNLQSLLECLPSYEYIGNENPDIKSVHMDSREVTKNSLFICVRGFTVDGHSFFNDAVKKGAAALIAEEQLDTDVPVIVVKDSKRAMALLANRFYGYPTMDMNLIGVTGTNGKTTTAHLIEKILTDARKTTGMIGTMYTRFAGVEHPVQNTTPESLPLQKTFSEMKEAGVDTAVMEVSSHALEMGRVHGCHYNVAVFTNLSQDHLDYHETMEKYLHAKGLLFAQLGNGYYPEQKNLAVLNADDEASKDLLKMTAAPVIQYGVNNDAEIKAVDLVFDEGGSRFTVKTPEESAPVRLNMVGKFSVYNALAAIAAVRMSGIPLKDVIASLEDISGVSGRVEKVTNDNDPFTILVDYAHTPDSLENVLETIKEFATGRVFTVVGCGGDRDRTKRPQMARVAEKLSDMVFLTSDNPRSEAPEQILEDMKAGMKNDRYSVIVDRKEAIERAVREAGSRDVILIAGKGHETYQIIAGQTFDFDDRIVAKQALEALTDDKS; encoded by the coding sequence ATGAATCTTCAATCACTCCTGGAGTGTTTGCCATCTTATGAGTACATAGGTAACGAGAATCCTGATATCAAGTCCGTTCATATGGACTCCAGGGAAGTAACAAAAAACAGCTTGTTTATTTGTGTCCGCGGTTTTACCGTGGACGGCCACAGCTTTTTTAATGATGCAGTAAAAAAAGGAGCAGCGGCACTCATTGCGGAAGAACAGCTGGATACTGATGTGCCAGTTATTGTAGTCAAGGACTCCAAACGAGCCATGGCTCTTCTCGCCAACCGCTTTTACGGGTATCCGACGATGGATATGAACCTGATAGGGGTTACAGGTACGAATGGGAAAACAACAACCGCTCATTTAATTGAGAAAATTTTAACCGACGCCCGGAAGACGACGGGGATGATCGGCACAATGTACACCCGGTTCGCAGGTGTCGAGCACCCGGTACAGAACACAACACCCGAATCACTGCCTTTGCAGAAAACGTTCAGTGAGATGAAAGAGGCCGGTGTCGACACAGCTGTTATGGAAGTTTCTTCCCACGCTCTTGAAATGGGGCGTGTCCATGGCTGCCATTACAATGTGGCGGTCTTTACGAATTTATCCCAGGATCACCTTGATTATCACGAAACGATGGAGAAGTACCTTCATGCAAAGGGGCTCCTTTTTGCCCAGCTTGGTAACGGTTATTATCCTGAGCAGAAAAACCTTGCTGTACTTAACGCTGATGATGAAGCGTCAAAGGATCTACTTAAGATGACAGCAGCTCCTGTAATTCAGTACGGTGTTAATAATGACGCTGAAATAAAAGCCGTTGATCTCGTCTTTGACGAAGGAGGTTCCAGATTTACAGTGAAAACACCTGAGGAGAGTGCACCCGTACGCCTGAATATGGTCGGAAAGTTCAGCGTATATAACGCCCTTGCGGCGATTGCGGCTGTCAGAATGTCAGGCATCCCCCTTAAGGATGTGATCGCGAGTCTTGAGGATATAAGCGGAGTTTCCGGCAGAGTGGAAAAAGTTACAAATGACAACGACCCGTTTACCATTCTCGTTGATTACGCCCATACGCCGGACAGCCTTGAAAATGTGCTGGAGACCATTAAGGAATTTGCCACCGGACGGGTCTTTACTGTAGTGGGATGCGGCGGAGACCGAGACCGGACGAAGCGGCCTCAGATGGCCCGGGTGGCAGAGAAGCTTAGCGATATGGTCTTTCTTACGTCCGATAACCCCCGTTCAGAAGCACCTGAGCAGATTCTTGAAGATATGAAAGCCGGCATGAAAAATGACAGGTACAGCGTGATTGTCGACCGGAAGGAAGCCATTGAGCGTGCGGTTAGAGAAGCAGGATCCCGGGATGTCATTTTAATTGCCGGAAAAGGCCATGAAACGTATCAGATTATTGCCGGTCAAACCTTTGATTTTGATGACCGGATTGTTGCAAAACAAGCGTTGGAGGCGTTGACTGATGACAAATCTTAA
- a CDS encoding stage V sporulation protein D encodes MKRVSNVTVRRRLIVSLMIGLVVFSVIAGRLGYVQLVLGQELSEKAADLWSRNIPFEAKRGEILDRNGTALATNVSAPSVLVVPRQVEDPNKTAAGLAEVLNIDIQRAYELVTKKESIVRINPEGRKISNELANEVRLLQLDGVYIAEDNRRHYPFGKYLSHVLGFAGIDNQGLTGLELYYDQYLKGEEGHVSFYSDAKGRRMPNLADEYTPPLDGMNLTLTIDANIQTIIERELDIAEATYNPDGAIAIAMNPNTGEVLGMSSRPHYDPGRFNEVPPEIYNQNKPVWSQYEPGSTFKIITLAAALEEGKVDLKNDHFHDPGSIEVAGHRLRCWKKGGHGSQTFLEVVQNSCNPGFVVLGERLGKQKLFDYIHDFGFGEKTGIDLQGEAKGILFDLDNVGPLEQATTAFGQGVSVTPIQQVAAVAAAVNGGYLYTPYLAKEWTDPDTGEVVSRTSPVMKKDVISEETSAQIRDALEHVVAKGTGRGAFVDGYRVGGKTGTAQKAEGGRYLENNHIVSFIGFAPADDPQIVVYVAVDNPKETLQFGGIVAAPIVGNIIEDALPAMGVKKREHQIEKERMWNDEPILEVPDLIGRTVKDINQAYYELKLDVSGEGEEVVLQSPDPGTRVKAGSVVRIYMDDKTEENQ; translated from the coding sequence ATGAAGCGGGTATCTAATGTGACCGTGCGGAGGCGGTTAATCGTATCTTTGATGATCGGATTGGTTGTGTTTTCAGTCATTGCGGGAAGACTCGGTTATGTCCAGCTCGTGCTCGGGCAGGAACTGAGTGAAAAAGCTGCAGACTTGTGGAGCAGGAACATTCCGTTTGAAGCGAAGCGTGGAGAGATTCTTGACAGAAACGGAACAGCACTGGCGACGAATGTGAGTGCTCCGAGTGTTCTTGTTGTGCCGAGACAAGTAGAGGATCCGAATAAAACAGCAGCGGGACTTGCAGAAGTATTGAATATTGACATCCAGCGTGCGTATGAACTGGTGACAAAAAAGGAATCGATTGTACGAATCAATCCTGAGGGCAGAAAGATCTCCAATGAACTTGCAAATGAAGTGAGACTTCTCCAGCTTGATGGCGTCTATATTGCTGAAGATAACCGCAGACACTATCCTTTCGGGAAATATCTTTCCCACGTCCTTGGCTTCGCAGGTATTGATAACCAGGGACTTACAGGCCTTGAGTTGTATTATGACCAGTACCTTAAAGGAGAGGAAGGGCATGTCTCTTTTTATTCCGATGCAAAGGGAAGAAGGATGCCGAACCTGGCAGATGAATACACTCCGCCGCTGGACGGGATGAATCTGACGCTTACTATTGATGCCAACATTCAGACCATTATCGAACGGGAACTGGACATAGCAGAGGCGACCTATAACCCGGACGGGGCCATCGCCATCGCCATGAACCCGAATACGGGAGAAGTCCTCGGGATGTCTTCGAGACCGCACTATGACCCGGGAAGGTTTAATGAAGTCCCCCCGGAGATCTACAACCAGAACAAACCGGTCTGGAGCCAGTATGAACCGGGATCGACGTTCAAAATAATCACCTTGGCAGCCGCCCTGGAAGAAGGAAAAGTCGATTTAAAAAACGATCATTTCCATGACCCGGGTTCCATAGAAGTGGCAGGACACAGGCTCCGCTGCTGGAAAAAGGGCGGACATGGTTCCCAGACGTTCCTTGAAGTCGTACAAAACTCCTGTAACCCGGGGTTTGTAGTCCTGGGAGAAAGACTGGGCAAGCAAAAACTGTTTGACTACATCCATGACTTCGGATTTGGTGAAAAAACAGGAATTGACCTTCAGGGCGAGGCTAAGGGAATATTGTTTGATCTTGATAACGTCGGACCGCTCGAGCAGGCAACCACCGCTTTTGGCCAGGGGGTCAGTGTAACGCCGATCCAGCAGGTTGCAGCAGTGGCTGCGGCAGTGAACGGAGGGTATTTATATACACCATATCTCGCAAAGGAATGGACAGATCCGGACACGGGAGAAGTCGTTTCCCGAACCTCCCCTGTAATGAAAAAAGATGTGATATCAGAAGAGACGTCAGCCCAGATCCGGGATGCTCTTGAGCACGTTGTAGCAAAAGGAACCGGACGCGGGGCGTTTGTAGACGGCTACCGTGTCGGCGGAAAAACCGGTACAGCACAAAAGGCTGAAGGCGGGCGTTATCTTGAAAATAACCATATCGTCTCGTTTATCGGGTTCGCTCCGGCCGATGACCCTCAAATCGTCGTTTATGTAGCAGTAGACAACCCGAAAGAAACCCTTCAGTTCGGTGGAATTGTAGCCGCGCCTATTGTTGGGAACATTATAGAAGATGCACTGCCTGCCATGGGAGTGAAAAAACGGGAGCACCAGATTGAAAAGGAGCGGATGTGGAATGATGAACCCATCCTTGAGGTGCCTGATCTGATCGGCCGGACTGTAAAAGATATAAACCAGGCATATTATGAGCTTAAACTTGATGTATCCGGGGAAGGAGAAGAAGTAGTTCTCCAATCTCCGGACCCGGGAACAAGAGTAAAGGCAGGATCGGTTGTGCGTATATATATGGATGACAAAACAGAAGAGAATCAGTAA
- a CDS encoding UDP-N-acetylmuramoyl-tripeptide--D-alanyl-D-alanine ligase: protein MTNLKLKSDLVSQVSLLGRGVQPESFNGVSIDTRTLEPNALYIPIVGDRFDGHQFIDKAVENGAKGTLWKKGIPLPDSLPDGFPVYFVEDTLNALQDLARRYLTEVEPTIIAVTGSNGKTTTKDMIAQVLAERFTVHKTDGNYNNHIGLPLTVLRMPEKSDVLVCEMGMNHKGEISFLSQLVNPHYAVITNIGESHMEQLGSREGIAEAKGEITDGMKASGVLIADADEPLLDREWKTSVITCGFKDSALFLAEKFTNTEDGVTFSVKGINGEFTVPVLGAHNVKNALYAIALGAHLGLTDEDVRRGLAGLRLSGMRMERMKSNTGALMINDAYNASPTSMIAAIETMKNMEGYKNKVLVLGDMLELGENEKELHESVAGHIPSSCTHVVTIGKKATWISCALKKEKGEMPEIRSYEQKDEAESYLASLNLPETVYLFKASRGIKFEQLIEQLQSN, encoded by the coding sequence ATGACAAATCTTAAGTTGAAATCCGATCTGGTATCCCAGGTGTCCCTATTAGGCCGTGGTGTCCAGCCTGAATCGTTTAATGGAGTAAGTATCGATACGAGGACTCTCGAACCGAATGCACTGTATATTCCGATTGTGGGAGATCGCTTCGACGGACATCAATTTATTGATAAAGCCGTTGAAAACGGAGCGAAGGGAACGCTCTGGAAAAAGGGGATACCTCTGCCTGACAGCCTGCCGGACGGTTTTCCTGTTTATTTTGTAGAAGATACATTAAATGCCCTTCAGGACCTTGCCCGGCGATACCTGACAGAGGTGGAGCCCACCATTATAGCTGTGACCGGTTCCAACGGGAAAACGACGACAAAAGACATGATTGCCCAGGTGCTGGCTGAACGATTTACGGTTCACAAAACGGACGGGAATTATAATAATCACATCGGACTTCCCCTTACTGTACTCCGGATGCCGGAGAAATCCGATGTGCTCGTATGTGAAATGGGAATGAACCATAAAGGGGAGATTTCCTTTCTAAGCCAGCTTGTTAACCCTCATTATGCTGTAATCACCAATATAGGTGAATCCCATATGGAACAACTTGGTTCCCGTGAAGGTATCGCTGAAGCGAAAGGTGAAATAACTGACGGTATGAAGGCAAGCGGAGTGCTTATTGCAGATGCCGATGAACCTCTTCTTGACCGGGAATGGAAAACGAGTGTGATTACCTGTGGTTTTAAGGACTCGGCATTATTCCTGGCGGAGAAATTCACCAACACCGAAGATGGGGTAACCTTTTCTGTCAAGGGCATAAATGGTGAGTTTACCGTGCCTGTTCTCGGTGCCCATAATGTAAAAAATGCTCTCTATGCCATTGCTCTCGGGGCTCATCTGGGGCTTACCGATGAAGATGTGCGCCGCGGTCTTGCCGGGCTCCGGCTTTCCGGAATGAGAATGGAAAGAATGAAATCCAATACAGGAGCCCTGATGATCAATGACGCCTACAATGCAAGCCCAACTTCCATGATAGCTGCGATTGAAACGATGAAAAATATGGAAGGCTACAAAAACAAGGTCCTCGTGTTAGGTGACATGCTGGAGCTTGGTGAGAATGAAAAAGAACTTCATGAGTCAGTTGCGGGTCATATTCCTTCATCCTGCACCCATGTTGTAACCATCGGAAAAAAAGCGACATGGATTTCCTGCGCACTGAAAAAGGAAAAGGGTGAAATGCCGGAGATCCGATCCTATGAACAAAAGGATGAGGCAGAGAGCTATCTGGCTTCTTTAAACCTGCCTGAAACAGTGTATCTGTTTAAAGCATCCAGAGGCATCAAATTTGAACAGCTTATCGAACAACTACAATCCAATTAG